The Coriobacteriia bacterium sequence GATCTGGCGCAGCGCCGCGTTTATCTTCTCGCGGCTGGTCAGCGACTCGTCGAGCTGCATCTCGCCGATGACGTTGCGCAGGTTCGTCTGCGCGAGCTTGGTGGCAGCCAGGTAGAAGTTGGCGACGTTGTACATCAGCTTCACGGGGTCGGTCGCCTCGTAGTAGACCACCGCGTCCACCGTGACCACCACGTTGTCCTTGGTGATGACCTCTTGCGGCGGGACGTCGACCACGTTCTCGCGCATGTCGACCTTGGCGATCTTGTCGATGATCGGCACGATGACGTGCAGCCCGGGCCCGACGGTGCGCTGGTACTTGCCGAGCCGCTCCACCAGCCCCTTCTGGTAGGGGCGGATCACCTTGATGCCCGCGATTGCCCACACGAACAGTACGAACAGCGCGATGAGCCCGAGGAACACGATCGTGACGATGTCCATCGTCAGGCCTCCCCTTCAGTCGCCGGCGTCAGTCGCCCGCTTTCGGTTCCCGTGCGGATCCCCCCTCGGCGGGGGTGACGATCAGCCGCGTCCCCTCTATGCGCTCGACCACGACGCGCGTGCCTGCCGGCATGGCCTCGCAGTCCGGCGCGTCGGCCCGCCACTCCTCGGAGGCCACCCGCACCCGCCCCCGGAGACACCCGGGGTCGAGATCCTCGATCACCACGCCCGTCTGGCCGATCAGCCGGTCGACACCCGTCCGCTCCGGCGACTCCCGCGTCACGGCGAGTGCGAAGCGGCGCAGGCTGATCAGGAGCACCGAGGATACCCCGATGAAGGCCACCCACTGCCACCCGACGCTGACACCCAGGAACTCCAGCAGCGCGGCGACGGCAGCGCCCACCGCGAAGGGGAGCATGAAGAAGCCCGCAGTGAAGATCTCGGCCACGAACAGGATCGCGGAGAGTGCCACCCAGACCCAGAACCAGGGTTGGACCTGCATCCTGCCTCCTTGCTCGCCGGGGAGGCGGCCGCACGTGGCCGCGCCGGGCCTAGCGTAGCGCTCAGGAGGCGAGAACGAAAGGCGTGAGGCCGCGGGAGGCGGCGAGCTCGTCGAGCTGACCGCCGACGACCGACTCCACCAGCGGCGAGGCCTTACGTCCCAGGTCGCGCTCGTAGACGACCTTCAGGTAGGAGCGGCACGCGTCGCAGGCGTGGACGCGGTGCGCGGCGTCGGCCTCATCGTAGAGGTACCGCAACCGCGTGTGCTCGCGCGTCCCACAGCGCGCGCAGCGGAGGCGCTCGAAGGGCCACTCGCTCCGGCACGCCGCGCAGAAGAGCTTCCTGCGCCCGCCGGCGAGCTCTCCCTCGTCGGTCACGCACCCGACCTCCGCGGGGCTGCCGCAGACGGGACAGCATCCCGAGGACCATGCCTTCCAGGGATCGGCGCCCAGCGCCTCGACGGCTGCCCGGGCGTACGCCGAGAGGAACGGCGTGAGCGCCGAGGACAGCACGAACCCGAGGAGCGAGAACGTGAGCGGACCGTCCTCCTTGGCGCCCAGGGACACCAGGGCGTCTCGAGAGAACCCCGGGGCCGGTGCGAGCGCCGCCTCGAGGGCCTCCGTGGTGACGCCGGACGCCGCCTCGGCGGCCAGCGAGAACCCTCCGCGCGTCTCGGAGAGCACCTCGGCGCACTCGGAGAGGCTTCCCGCGAGCGCGGCCGCCGCCGCGGCGAAGCGCGGGGCGTCCGCTTCCGCTGGCGCGGCCGACAGCAGGGGCTGCCCGCCCGCCAGCGCCTCGCGCGCGATGCTCGGGTCAGGAGCGTCGGGGGGAGGGGGTTCGAACCCCTCCTGCACGCGCCACACGCACTCGGCCAGAGCGAGTATCGGCACGAGGCCGGGTGACGTGCGGCGGTACCGCTCCAGGTTATCGATGACGAGCCGGTCCATCGGGTCCTCCTCGCAGGTACGGTGCGTGCGGACGGGCGGGCGGCGATCCGCGCCGCCCGCCCGTCGGTCCGCTACGCTGTCAGGCCTCGACGACGTTGCTCCCGTCGCGGAGCTCCTCCTCCGCCCAGTGGCCCCAGTGGTACAGGGCATCGGACTCCGAGACGCGGCCGTTGCCGAACATCAGCCGCCACGAGCCGCGGTAGGGCTGGAAGACCCCGGCTCCCAGGTATACGTGCGCGACCATGATCATCGCCACGAGCACGAAGGCCACG is a genomic window containing:
- a CDS encoding NfeD family protein, giving the protein MQVQPWFWVWVALSAILFVAEIFTAGFFMLPFAVGAAVAALLEFLGVSVGWQWVAFIGVSSVLLISLRRFALAVTRESPERTGVDRLIGQTGVVIEDLDPGCLRGRVRVASEEWRADAPDCEAMPAGTRVVVERIEGTRLIVTPAEGGSAREPKAGD
- a CDS encoding formate dehydrogenase accessory protein FdhE, producing MDRLVIDNLERYRRTSPGLVPILALAECVWRVQEGFEPPPPDAPDPSIAREALAGGQPLLSAAPAEADAPRFAAAAAALAGSLSECAEVLSETRGGFSLAAEAASGVTTEALEAALAPAPGFSRDALVSLGAKEDGPLTFSLLGFVLSSALTPFLSAYARAAVEALGADPWKAWSSGCCPVCGSPAEVGCVTDEGELAGGRRKLFCAACRSEWPFERLRCARCGTREHTRLRYLYDEADAAHRVHACDACRSYLKVVYERDLGRKASPLVESVVGGQLDELAASRGLTPFVLAS